One stretch of Pseudomonas azotoformans DNA includes these proteins:
- the dnaX gene encoding DNA polymerase III subunit gamma/tau has protein sequence MSYQVLARKWRPRSFREMVGQTHVLKALINALDSQRLHHAYLFTGTRGVGKTTIARIIAKCLNCETGITSTPCGTCSVCKEIDEGRFVDLIEIDAASRTKVEDTRELLDNVQYAPSRGRFKVYLIDEVHMLSSHSFNALLKTLEEPPPYVKFILATTDPQKLPATILSRCLQFSLKNMTPERVVEHLTHVLGVENVPFEDDALWLLGRAADGSMRDAMSLTDQAIAFGEGKVMAADVRAMLGTLDHGQVFDVLHALIEGDAKALLEAVRHLSEQGPDWNGVLSEILNVLHRVAIAQALPEGVDNGHGDRDRVLALAQALPAEDVQFYYQMGLIGRRDLPLAPDPRGGFEMVLLRMLAFRPADSADAPRQPLKPVGISQATVDSAKPVAGAAVVAPVVAAPAPVPEPVAAAPVVEPEPVVEPEPVVDLPWNDPVEAEVEAEQAPAVEPVLETTGEQPELTPMPTPTPDSVVPDAPEWVSAPVPEPTVAQVEAATPGIDLDDEPPLDEDYIEPDMDSAYSYLDDLASEHTAEPAPEPEAEPAAAPATGLALQWLELFPKLPISGMTGSIAANCTLISIEGDHWLLHLDPAHSALFNATQQRRLNDALNQYHERTLTIAIELIKPEQETPAQAATRRRINRQREAEDSIHADPLIQQMMQQFGAVVRHDTIEPVEAPVPQAS, from the coding sequence ATGAGTTATCAGGTTCTTGCACGTAAATGGCGTCCGCGCTCGTTCCGCGAAATGGTCGGCCAGACCCATGTGCTCAAGGCTCTGATCAATGCCTTGGACAGCCAACGGCTGCACCACGCCTACCTGTTCACCGGTACCCGCGGGGTGGGCAAGACCACCATTGCGCGCATCATCGCCAAATGCCTGAACTGTGAAACCGGTATCACTTCGACGCCCTGCGGCACCTGCTCGGTGTGCAAGGAAATCGACGAAGGGCGTTTCGTCGACCTGATCGAGATCGACGCCGCGAGCCGCACCAAGGTCGAAGACACCCGCGAGCTGCTCGACAACGTGCAGTACGCGCCCAGCCGTGGTCGCTTCAAGGTCTACCTGATCGACGAAGTGCACATGCTGTCCAGCCATTCCTTCAACGCCCTGTTGAAAACCCTGGAAGAGCCGCCGCCCTACGTCAAATTCATCCTGGCCACTACCGACCCGCAGAAACTTCCTGCAACGATTCTGTCGCGGTGCCTGCAGTTCTCCCTGAAAAACATGACCCCCGAGCGGGTGGTCGAGCATTTGACCCATGTGCTGGGCGTCGAGAACGTACCGTTCGAAGACGACGCGCTGTGGCTGCTCGGCCGCGCCGCCGATGGCTCGATGCGTGACGCCATGAGCCTCACCGACCAGGCCATTGCCTTTGGTGAAGGCAAGGTCATGGCCGCCGATGTGCGCGCCATGCTCGGCACCCTCGACCACGGCCAGGTCTTCGACGTGCTGCACGCGCTGATCGAAGGCGATGCCAAGGCGTTGCTCGAGGCCGTGCGCCACCTGTCGGAGCAAGGCCCGGACTGGAACGGCGTGCTCTCGGAAATTCTCAACGTGCTGCACCGTGTCGCCATCGCCCAGGCGCTGCCGGAAGGCGTCGACAACGGCCATGGCGACCGCGACCGCGTGCTCGCCCTGGCCCAGGCGCTGCCGGCCGAAGATGTGCAGTTCTACTACCAGATGGGCCTGATCGGTCGCCGCGACCTGCCCCTGGCACCCGACCCGCGCGGCGGCTTTGAAATGGTGTTGCTGCGAATGCTGGCCTTCCGGCCCGCCGATTCGGCAGACGCGCCGAGACAGCCGCTAAAGCCAGTGGGGATCAGCCAGGCCACAGTTGATTCCGCCAAACCAGTGGCTGGCGCGGCAGTGGTCGCACCAGTGGTTGCTGCACCTGCACCGGTGCCCGAACCTGTGGCAGCTGCACCAGTGGTCGAGCCGGAACCGGTTGTCGAGCCCGAGCCCGTCGTCGACCTGCCCTGGAATGATCCGGTCGAAGCTGAAGTCGAGGCCGAGCAAGCGCCTGCCGTGGAGCCCGTGCTGGAAACCACCGGCGAGCAACCAGAGCTGACGCCGATGCCCACGCCGACTCCCGACAGCGTGGTGCCGGATGCTCCCGAATGGGTCTCTGCACCCGTCCCCGAGCCAACCGTGGCCCAGGTGGAAGCCGCCACGCCGGGCATCGACCTCGACGACGAACCGCCGCTGGACGAAGATTACATCGAGCCGGACATGGACTCGGCCTACAGCTACCTGGACGACCTGGCCAGCGAGCACACCGCCGAACCGGCCCCCGAGCCCGAAGCGGAGCCCGCTGCGGCGCCGGCCACTGGCCTGGCCCTGCAATGGCTGGAGTTGTTCCCCAAACTGCCGATCTCCGGCATGACCGGCAGCATCGCCGCCAACTGCACATTGATCTCCATTGAAGGCGACCACTGGTTGTTGCACCTGGACCCGGCCCACAGCGCCCTGTTCAATGCGACCCAGCAGCGTCGTCTCAACGATGCGCTGAACCAGTACCATGAGCGTACGTTGACCATCGCCATCGAGCTGATCAAGCCTGAGCAGGAAACCCCGGCCCAGGCCGCGACCCGCCGGCGCATCAACCGCCAGCGTGAGGCCGAGGATTCGATCCATGCCGATCCGCTCATCCAGCAAATGATGCAACAGTTCGGTGCGGTCGTCCGTCACGATACTATTGAACCTGTCGAAGCCCCGGTGCCCCAGGCGTCATAA
- a CDS encoding substrate-binding periplasmic protein, with amino-acid sequence MRVVLGALWMITTACLAAPAPLRFSVSDSWAMPMVQLDSGRPTQGILYDLMLSLATQVGRPAEFHVLARARISSAMEHGDIDVRCYVTQAWVDDASGDYVWSVPLMVQRNLLVSTHIPPKPVQLDTLAPQAIGTVLNYRYATLDPLFAKGQLSRDDARSEEQVLHKLVAGRFKFAVSNEWILDRFNQRLPVGKRLHKVAVIDEQRLGCIVRNDPNVPVQQILRTLLRMKQSGEIEQIIQLYTGETPDRN; translated from the coding sequence ATGCGCGTAGTCCTGGGCGCTTTATGGATGATCACCACGGCTTGCCTGGCAGCGCCCGCACCGTTGCGTTTCTCGGTTTCCGACAGCTGGGCGATGCCCATGGTGCAATTGGACAGCGGCCGGCCCACCCAGGGCATTTTGTATGACCTGATGTTGAGCCTGGCTACCCAGGTCGGCAGGCCGGCCGAATTCCACGTGTTGGCACGGGCGCGTATCTCCAGCGCCATGGAGCATGGCGATATCGATGTGCGCTGTTATGTCACCCAGGCCTGGGTCGACGACGCGTCCGGTGATTACGTCTGGAGCGTGCCGTTGATGGTGCAGCGCAACCTGTTGGTCAGCACCCACATCCCCCCGAAGCCGGTACAACTGGACACACTCGCGCCGCAGGCGATCGGCACCGTGCTCAACTACCGTTACGCGACCCTCGACCCGCTGTTCGCCAAAGGCCAACTCAGCCGCGACGATGCGCGCAGCGAAGAGCAGGTGCTGCACAAACTGGTGGCCGGGCGCTTCAAGTTTGCGGTGAGCAACGAATGGATACTCGACCGGTTCAACCAACGCCTGCCGGTCGGCAAACGGCTGCACAAGGTCGCGGTGATTGATGAGCAGCGCCTGGGTTGCATCGTGCGCAACGACCCGAATGTGCCGGTGCAGCAGATCCTGCGCACCTTGCTGCGCATGAAGCAGTCGGGCGAGATCGAGCAAATCATCCAGCTCTACACCGGTGAGACTCCTGACAGAAACTGA
- a CDS encoding VOC family protein — translation MNTLAHYFLLYVDSPATSANFYSRLLDKPPVELNPTFALFILDNGVKLGLWSRHTVEPAARLTGGGGEVGLSLADKAAVDALHDQWVERGATIIQSPTMLDFGYTFVAQDLDGHRLRAFCLSD, via the coding sequence ATGAACACCCTCGCCCATTACTTCCTGCTGTACGTCGACAGCCCGGCCACCAGCGCCAACTTCTACAGCCGCCTGCTGGACAAGCCGCCCGTGGAACTCAACCCGACCTTCGCCCTGTTCATTCTCGACAATGGCGTAAAGCTGGGGCTGTGGTCGCGCCATACCGTGGAACCGGCAGCCCGGCTCACCGGGGGTGGCGGCGAAGTGGGCTTGTCCCTGGCTGACAAGGCCGCGGTGGATGCGTTGCATGATCAATGGGTAGAGCGCGGCGCGACCATTATCCAGTCACCGACCATGCTGGATTTCGGCTACACCTTCGTCGCCCAGGACCTCGACGGCCACCGGCTGCGCGCGTTTTGCCTGAGCGACTGA
- a CDS encoding DMT family transporter: MNTPSPLKLTLVIASVILCWAYSPIGVHMGLHSYSPGQLALLRFLIASVFMAGVALVLGIGRPRLQDLPWLLVLSFFGVFLHHTSLNYGQQFVTAAASSVLAQSAPLFSVLIAFFCLKERVSLWRWSCVLLGLFGVLVVIWGDHGVGDIDPRGLLILLAAASWSLYFAIQKHYAHRYSPLTMACYMVWAGTLMLCVNLPGLPAAVAQAPLPENLAVLVLGVFPSALAYLAWGYVLKHVEVSRASVAMYLIPLVAMTMAATLLGEHIALQVVLGGVIVLASVAAISLEGRWRSVAQAKRAQPVAVEVLGDEGVAEIQHGR; encoded by the coding sequence ATGAATACCCCGTCACCCCTGAAGCTTACGCTAGTCATCGCCAGCGTCATCCTCTGTTGGGCCTATTCGCCGATTGGCGTGCACATGGGCCTGCACAGCTACAGCCCTGGCCAGCTTGCGCTGCTGCGGTTTCTGATTGCTTCGGTGTTCATGGCCGGTGTGGCGCTGGTGCTGGGCATTGGCCGACCGCGCCTGCAGGATCTGCCGTGGCTGTTGGTGTTGAGTTTTTTCGGGGTGTTCCTGCATCACACCAGCCTTAATTATGGGCAGCAATTCGTGACGGCGGCGGCGTCCAGCGTGCTGGCGCAATCGGCGCCGCTGTTCAGCGTGTTGATCGCGTTCTTCTGCTTGAAGGAACGGGTCAGCCTCTGGCGCTGGAGCTGTGTGCTGCTGGGGTTGTTCGGCGTGCTGGTGGTGATCTGGGGCGATCACGGTGTGGGCGATATCGACCCGCGCGGTTTGCTGATCCTGCTGGCGGCGGCTTCGTGGAGCCTGTACTTCGCCATCCAGAAACACTACGCCCACCGCTATAGCCCGCTGACGATGGCGTGCTACATGGTCTGGGCCGGCACCTTGATGCTCTGCGTGAACCTGCCGGGCCTGCCGGCTGCCGTGGCGCAGGCGCCTTTGCCGGAGAACCTCGCGGTGCTGGTACTCGGGGTTTTCCCCAGCGCCCTGGCGTACCTGGCCTGGGGCTATGTGTTGAAACATGTCGAGGTCAGCCGCGCTTCGGTAGCGATGTACCTGATCCCGCTGGTGGCGATGACGATGGCGGCCACGCTGCTGGGTGAGCACATCGCCCTGCAAGTGGTGCTCGGCGGCGTGATCGTGTTGGCCAGCGTGGCCGCCATCAGCCTGGAGGGGCGCTGGCGGTCAGTCGCTCAGGCAAAACGCGCGCAGCCGGTGGCCGTCGAGGTCCTGGGCGACGAAGGTGTAGCCGAAATCCAGCATGGTCGGTGA
- a CDS encoding LysR family transcriptional regulator: MELAQLKMVRAVAQTGSVAQAAVQLHCVPSNITTRIKQLESELGTPLFIRAGRGLSISAAGEIFLEYCERILALVDESKRAVDTNAIPRGTLRIGAVESSASGRLPPLLAEYHRRYPDVSLELVTGAWGELLDDLQHHRLDVALVAAGNKRAKLEHSVVYSERLVLIASASSAPIHSAEDLAGRTLLVWPPGCPYRAALENWVKPHAFKPAIASYASWGTIIGCVSAGIGVALAPEGILARYEQANQLASYRFEELQAVDNLLFWHKDTQRHLARDAFAGLLRETFG; this comes from the coding sequence ATGGAACTGGCCCAACTGAAAATGGTGCGAGCCGTGGCACAAACCGGCAGCGTGGCCCAGGCCGCCGTGCAATTGCATTGTGTGCCGTCCAACATCACCACGCGCATCAAGCAGCTGGAAAGCGAGTTGGGCACACCGCTGTTTATCCGTGCCGGACGCGGGTTGTCGATCAGTGCGGCCGGTGAGATCTTCCTGGAGTATTGCGAACGCATCCTGGCGCTGGTGGACGAGTCCAAACGCGCAGTCGACACCAATGCCATCCCCCGTGGCACCCTGCGTATCGGCGCTGTGGAGTCCAGCGCCAGCGGACGTCTGCCGCCGTTGCTGGCCGAATACCATCGGCGCTACCCGGATGTCAGCCTGGAGCTGGTGACCGGCGCCTGGGGCGAACTGCTCGATGACCTGCAACACCACCGCCTGGACGTCGCGCTGGTGGCCGCCGGCAACAAACGCGCAAAGCTCGAACACAGCGTGGTCTACAGCGAGCGCCTGGTGCTGATCGCCAGCGCCTCCAGCGCACCGATCCATAGCGCCGAAGACCTGGCCGGCCGCACCCTGCTGGTATGGCCGCCCGGCTGCCCTTATCGGGCGGCGCTGGAGAACTGGGTCAAGCCCCACGCGTTCAAGCCGGCCATTGCCAGCTATGCCAGTTGGGGCACGATCATCGGTTGTGTCAGTGCGGGAATTGGCGTGGCACTGGCGCCGGAGGGCATCCTGGCCCGCTATGAGCAGGCCAATCAGCTGGCGTCGTACCGGTTCGAGGAACTGCAGGCGGTGGACAACCTGCTGTTCTGGCACAAGGACACCCAGCGGCATCTGGCACGGGATGCGTTTGCCGGGTTGTTGCGGGAAACCTTCGGCTGA